The Cronobacter sakazakii genome has a window encoding:
- the argA gene encoding amino-acid N-acetyltransferase: MVKERRTELVQGFRHSVPYINAHRGKTFVIMLGGEAIEHENFSSIVNDIGLLHSLGIRLVVVYGARPQIDANLAEHHHEPVYHKHTRVTDAKTLELVKQAAGLLQLDITARLSMSLGNTPLQGAHINVVSGNFIIAQPLGVDDGVDYCHSGRIRRIDEDAIHRQLDSGAIVLLGPVAVSVTGESFNLTSEEVATQLAIKLKAEKMIGFCSSQGVMSDDGDIISELFPNEAQARLDTLEAAGDYHSGTVRFLRGAVKACRSGVRRCHLISYQEDGALLQELFSRDGIGTQIVMESAEQIRRATINDIGGILELIRPLEQQGILVRRSREQLEMEIDKFTIIQRDNLTIACAALYPFPEEKIGEMACVAVHPDYRSSARGEVLLQRIATQAKQMGLSKLFVLTTRSIHWFQERGFAPVDIDLLPESKKQMYNYQRRSKVLMADLT, encoded by the coding sequence GTGGTGAAGGAGCGTCGAACTGAACTGGTCCAGGGATTCCGCCATTCTGTTCCCTATATTAATGCCCATCGGGGCAAAACGTTTGTCATCATGCTTGGCGGCGAGGCCATTGAGCATGAAAACTTTTCCAGTATCGTCAACGATATAGGTCTTCTTCACAGTCTTGGCATCCGCCTGGTGGTGGTCTATGGCGCGCGTCCGCAAATCGACGCTAACCTTGCCGAACACCATCATGAACCGGTTTATCACAAACACACCCGCGTCACCGACGCCAAAACGCTGGAGCTGGTAAAGCAGGCCGCCGGGCTGTTGCAGCTCGATATCACCGCCCGTCTCTCAATGAGCCTCGGCAACACGCCGCTGCAGGGCGCGCATATTAATGTGGTGAGCGGCAACTTTATCATCGCACAGCCGCTCGGCGTGGATGACGGCGTCGATTACTGCCACAGCGGGCGTATTCGCCGCATCGATGAAGACGCTATTCACCGCCAGCTCGACAGCGGCGCGATTGTGCTGCTCGGGCCGGTGGCGGTGTCGGTGACGGGCGAGAGCTTCAACCTGACGTCTGAAGAAGTCGCCACCCAGCTTGCCATCAAGCTCAAGGCTGAGAAGATGATTGGGTTCTGCTCGTCGCAGGGCGTGATGAGCGACGACGGCGACATTATTTCCGAGCTGTTCCCGAACGAGGCGCAGGCGCGGCTCGACACGCTGGAAGCGGCAGGCGACTATCACTCCGGTACCGTGCGCTTTTTGCGTGGCGCGGTTAAAGCCTGCCGCAGCGGCGTGCGTCGCTGCCACCTCATTAGCTATCAGGAAGATGGCGCGTTGCTGCAGGAGCTGTTCTCCCGTGACGGCATCGGCACGCAGATTGTGATGGAAAGCGCCGAGCAGATCCGCCGCGCCACCATTAATGACATCGGCGGCATTCTGGAGCTTATCCGGCCACTTGAGCAACAGGGCATTCTGGTGCGCCGCTCGCGCGAACAGCTGGAGATGGAAATAGACAAATTCACGATTATCCAGCGCGATAACCTGACCATCGCCTGCGCCGCGCTCTACCCCTTCCCGGAAGAGAAAATCGGCGAGATGGCGTGCGTGGCCGTGCATCCGGATTATCGCAGTTCAGCGCGCGGCGAAGTCCTGTTGCAGCGCATCGCTACCCAGGCCAAACAGATGGGTTTATCCAAACTGTTTGTGCTAACCACCCGCAGCATTCACTGGTTCCAGGAGCGCGGGTTCGCGCCGGTGGATATCGACCTGCTGCCCGAAAGCAAAAAACAGATGTACAACTATCAGCGCCGCTCAAAGGTGCTGATGGCGGATTTAACCTGA
- the mltA gene encoding murein transglycosylase A, with amino-acid sequence MKGRWAKYLAAGAMIALLSACSSKPTDRGQQYKDGKFTQPFSLVNQPDAVGAPINAGDFSEQVAAIRSTSPRLFGSQSSVYNAVQEWLRAGGDTRSLRQFGIDAWQMEGADNYGNVQFTGYYTPVVQARYTRQGEFQYPIYRMPPKRGRLPSRAEIYAGALSDNYVLAYSNSLMDNFIMDVQGSGYIDFGDGRPLNFFAYAGKNGHPYRSIGKVLIDRGEVKREDMSMQAIRHWGETHSEQEVRALLEENPSFVFFKPQNYAPVKGASGVPLIGRASVASDRSIISAGTTLLAEVPLLDNNGKFNGQYELRLMVALDVGGAIKGQHFDIYQGIGPDAGHRAGWYNHYGRVWVLKTAPGAGNVFSG; translated from the coding sequence ATGAAAGGACGTTGGGCAAAATATCTGGCGGCAGGGGCGATGATCGCGCTGCTTTCCGCCTGTTCCTCCAAACCGACCGATCGCGGTCAGCAATATAAAGACGGCAAATTTACGCAGCCGTTTTCGCTGGTAAACCAGCCGGACGCCGTTGGTGCGCCCATTAACGCCGGAGATTTCTCCGAGCAGGTCGCGGCTATTCGCAGCACCTCTCCGCGTCTTTTTGGCTCTCAAAGCAGCGTCTATAACGCCGTGCAGGAGTGGCTGCGCGCCGGTGGCGATACCCGTTCGCTGCGCCAGTTCGGCATCGATGCCTGGCAGATGGAAGGGGCGGATAATTACGGTAACGTCCAGTTCACTGGCTATTACACGCCGGTGGTGCAGGCGCGCTATACCCGTCAGGGCGAATTCCAGTACCCGATTTACCGTATGCCGCCGAAACGCGGACGCTTGCCGTCGCGCGCCGAGATTTACGCCGGCGCGCTCAGCGATAACTACGTGCTGGCGTACAGTAACTCGCTGATGGATAACTTCATTATGGATGTGCAGGGCAGCGGCTATATCGATTTCGGCGACGGACGCCCGCTGAATTTCTTCGCGTATGCCGGTAAAAACGGCCATCCGTACCGCAGCATCGGTAAAGTGCTTATCGATCGCGGTGAAGTGAAGCGTGAAGATATGTCGATGCAGGCGATTCGCCACTGGGGCGAAACCCACAGCGAGCAGGAAGTACGCGCGCTGCTGGAAGAAAACCCGTCTTTCGTTTTCTTTAAACCGCAAAATTACGCGCCGGTGAAAGGCGCAAGCGGCGTACCGCTGATTGGCCGCGCGTCGGTGGCCTCTGACCGCTCGATTATTTCGGCAGGCACCACGCTGCTGGCAGAGGTGCCGCTGCTGGACAATAACGGCAAGTTCAACGGACAATATGAGCTCAGGCTGATGGTGGCGCTGGATGTCGGCGGCGCGATTAAAGGCCAGCATTTCGATATTTATCAGGGCATCGGCCCGGACGCCGGGCACCGCGCAGGCTGGTATAATCACTACGGCCGCGTCTGGGTGCTGAAAACCGCGCCGGGTGCCGGCAACGTGTTCAGCGGCTGA
- the amiC gene encoding N-acetylmuramoyl-L-alanine amidase AmiC, whose protein sequence is MSGSSHLFSRRQLLQGAGAMWLLSVSQAGLAASGQVIAVRVWPASAYTRVTLESNRVLKYRQFALSNPERIVVDLEGVNLNAVLKGVGSQIRVDDPFIKSARVGQFDPKTVRMVFELKKNVTPHLFALAPVAEFRERLVIDLYPANGTNEQDPLLALLEDYNKGELDKQVPPATSGPQPGKAGRDRPIVIMIDPGHGGEDPGAIGKNKTREKDVVLQIARRLRALIEREANMRAFMTRNEDIFIPLKVRVAKAQKQRADLFVSIHADAFTSRAARGSSVFALSTKGATSTAAKYLAQTQNAADLVGGVSKSGDVYLDHTMFDMVQSLTISDSLKFGKEVLGRLGRVNKLHKNKVDQAGFAVLKAPDIPSILVETAFISNEEEERKLRTATFQQEVAESILAGIKAYFADGGTLARRG, encoded by the coding sequence ATGTCAGGTTCCAGTCATCTTTTTAGTCGCCGCCAGCTGTTACAGGGCGCGGGGGCGATGTGGTTATTGAGCGTCAGCCAGGCAGGCCTGGCTGCGTCGGGCCAGGTTATTGCGGTGCGCGTCTGGCCTGCTTCCGCCTATACCCGCGTGACGCTGGAATCTAACCGTGTGCTGAAATATCGCCAGTTCGCGCTAAGTAACCCGGAACGCATCGTGGTCGATCTCGAAGGCGTTAACCTGAACGCGGTGCTAAAAGGCGTGGGCAGCCAGATCCGCGTCGACGATCCGTTTATAAAATCCGCGCGCGTCGGGCAGTTTGACCCGAAAACCGTGCGCATGGTGTTTGAATTAAAGAAAAACGTGACGCCGCATCTTTTTGCGCTGGCACCGGTCGCGGAATTCCGCGAACGTCTGGTTATCGATCTCTACCCGGCTAATGGCACTAACGAGCAGGATCCGCTGCTGGCGCTGCTTGAGGATTACAACAAGGGCGAGCTCGATAAACAGGTGCCGCCTGCCACCAGCGGCCCGCAGCCGGGCAAAGCAGGGCGCGATCGCCCGATAGTCATTATGATCGACCCCGGCCACGGCGGCGAAGACCCCGGCGCGATTGGCAAGAATAAGACGCGTGAGAAAGACGTGGTGCTGCAAATCGCCCGCCGCCTGCGCGCGCTGATTGAACGCGAAGCGAACATGAGAGCGTTCATGACCCGCAACGAAGATATTTTTATTCCGCTGAAAGTGCGCGTGGCGAAGGCCCAGAAGCAGCGCGCCGACCTGTTCGTCTCTATTCACGCTGACGCCTTTACCAGCCGCGCCGCGCGCGGTTCGTCCGTTTTTGCGCTCTCAACCAAAGGCGCGACCAGTACGGCGGCGAAATACCTGGCGCAAACCCAGAATGCCGCGGACCTGGTGGGCGGCGTGAGTAAAAGCGGGGACGTTTATCTCGATCACACCATGTTCGATATGGTGCAGTCGCTGACGATTTCCGACAGCCTGAAATTTGGCAAAGAGGTGTTAGGGCGTCTCGGGCGGGTCAACAAACTGCATAAGAACAAAGTGGATCAGGCGGGCTTCGCCGTGCTGAAAGCGCCGGATATTCCGTCGATTCTGGTCGAAACCGCGTTTATCAGTAATGAGGAAGAGGAGCGTAAGCTTCGCACCGCGACATTCCAGCAGGAAGTGGCGGAGTCGATTCTGGCAGGGATAAAAGCGTATTTCGCCGATGGTGGGACGCTGGCAAGGCGCGGATAA
- the tcdA gene encoding tRNA cyclic N6-threonylcarbamoyladenosine(37) synthase TcdA: MAVVITDAWRSRFGGTARLYGEAALQLFADAHVCVVGIGGVGSWAAEALARTGIGAITLIDMDDVCVTNTNRQIHALRDTVGQAKSEVMAERIRQINPECRITVVDDFVTVDNVAQYMNAGFSYVIDAIDSVRPKAALIAYCRRNKIPLVTTGGAGGQTDPMQIQVVDLAKTIQDPLAAKLRERLKSDFGVVKNSKGKLGVDCVFSTEALVYPQADGSVCAMKSTAEGPKRMDCASGFGAATMVTATFGFVAVSHALKKMMAKAARSAV, encoded by the coding sequence ATGGCTGTAGTTATCACAGACGCCTGGCGCAGCCGCTTTGGCGGCACGGCCCGTTTATATGGCGAAGCGGCGTTGCAGCTCTTTGCCGACGCGCATGTCTGCGTGGTGGGGATCGGCGGTGTCGGTTCATGGGCGGCGGAAGCGCTGGCACGCACCGGTATCGGCGCGATTACGCTTATCGATATGGATGACGTGTGCGTCACCAATACCAATCGTCAGATCCATGCGCTGCGCGACACGGTCGGGCAGGCAAAATCCGAGGTGATGGCCGAGCGTATTCGCCAGATCAACCCGGAGTGCCGCATCACCGTGGTGGATGATTTCGTCACTGTCGATAATGTGGCGCAATACATGAACGCCGGGTTTAGCTATGTCATCGACGCTATCGACAGCGTGCGGCCAAAGGCGGCGCTGATTGCGTACTGCCGTCGTAATAAAATTCCACTGGTCACCACCGGCGGCGCGGGCGGACAGACCGATCCGATGCAGATCCAGGTGGTTGATCTCGCCAAAACGATTCAGGACCCGCTTGCCGCAAAACTGCGCGAGCGGCTGAAGAGCGATTTCGGCGTGGTGAAAAACAGCAAAGGGAAACTTGGCGTGGACTGCGTTTTCTCCACCGAAGCGCTGGTCTATCCGCAGGCCGACGGCTCGGTGTGCGCGATGAAAAGCACGGCGGAAGGGCCGAAGCGTATGGACTGCGCTTCAGGTTTCGGCGCGGCTACGATGGTGACCGCCACGTTTGGTTTTGTGGCGGTGTCGCACGCGCTGAAGAAGATGATGGCGAAAGCGGCGCGCAGCGCCGTGTGA